From the genome of Streptococcus lutetiensis, one region includes:
- the dnaN gene encoding DNA polymerase III subunit beta, which produces MIKFSINKSFFLQALNATKRAISSKNAIPVLSTIKIEVQNSNITLTGSNGQISIENIIPTSNENAGLLITSPGAILLEANFFINIVSSLPDVTLDFEEIEHHQIVLTSGKSEITLKGKDVDLYPRLQEMATENPLVIETKLLKSIITETAFAASLQESRPILTGVHMVLSDHKDFKAVATDSHRMSQRKLTLDNTSNDFNVVIPSKSLREFAAVFTDDIETVEVFFSDSQMLFRSDYISFYTRLLEGNYPDTDRLLTNSFETEVTFNTSALRSAMERAHLISNATQNGTVKLEITNNSVSAHVNSPEVGKVNEELDIIDQSGSDLTISFNPTYLIEALKALKSETVVIRFISPVRPFTLMPGDDAENFIQLITPVRTN; this is translated from the coding sequence ATGATAAAATTCTCAATTAATAAATCCTTCTTTCTTCAAGCATTGAATGCTACCAAGAGAGCAATCTCTTCGAAGAATGCCATTCCTGTTTTATCTACTATCAAAATTGAAGTTCAAAATAGTAACATTACCTTAACAGGTTCAAATGGACAAATTTCAATTGAAAATATTATTCCAACTTCTAATGAAAATGCAGGTCTTTTGATTACATCACCAGGTGCTATACTATTAGAAGCAAATTTCTTTATTAATATCGTTTCAAGTCTTCCAGATGTTACTTTGGATTTTGAAGAAATTGAACATCACCAAATCGTTTTGACAAGTGGTAAATCAGAAATCACTCTTAAAGGGAAAGATGTTGACCTTTACCCACGTCTTCAAGAAATGGCTACTGAAAATCCTCTTGTTATTGAAACAAAATTATTGAAGTCAATCATTACAGAAACTGCTTTTGCAGCTAGTCTTCAAGAAAGTCGTCCAATCTTGACTGGTGTTCACATGGTGCTTAGCGACCATAAAGATTTTAAAGCAGTAGCTACTGACTCACACCGCATGAGCCAACGCAAATTAACTTTAGACAATACTTCAAATGACTTTAACGTTGTTATCCCAAGTAAATCTCTTCGTGAATTTGCAGCAGTCTTCACAGATGATATCGAAACAGTAGAAGTCTTCTTCTCAGACAGCCAAATGCTTTTCAGAAGTGACTACATTAGCTTCTATACACGTCTATTAGAAGGAAATTATCCTGATACAGACCGTTTGTTGACAAATTCATTTGAAACAGAAGTAACCTTCAATACAAGTGCTCTTCGTTCAGCTATGGAACGTGCTCACTTGATTTCAAATGCCACACAAAATGGTACTGTTAAACTTGAAATTACAAATAACAGCGTTTCAGCACACGTTAACTCTCCTGAAGTTGGTAAAGTTAACGAAGAATTGGATATTATTGATCAATCAGGTAGTGATTTGACAATCAGCTTTAATCCAACTTACTTGATTGAAGCTCTTAAAGCCTTGAAGAGTGAAACAGTTGTTATTCGCTTTATCTCACCAGTTCGTCCATTTACGTTGATGCCAGGTGATGATGCTGAAAACTTTATCCAATTAATCACACCGGTTCGTACAAACTAA
- a CDS encoding DUF951 domain-containing protein codes for MYEIGSLVEMKKPHACTVKATGKKANVWEVVRIGADIKIRCTNCDHIVMMSRHDFERKLKKVI; via the coding sequence ATGTACGAAATCGGAAGTCTTGTTGAGATGAAGAAACCTCATGCTTGTACTGTTAAAGCGACTGGTAAGAAAGCTAACGTGTGGGAAGTCGTTCGTATTGGAGCAGATATTAAAATTCGTTGTACAAACTGTGATCATATTGTCATGATGAGCCGTCATGATTTTGAACGCAAGTTGAAGAAAGTAATATAA
- the ychF gene encoding redox-regulated ATPase YchF, which yields MALTAGIVGLPNVGKSTLFNAITKAGAEAANYPFATIDPNVGMVEVPDERLQKLTELITPKKTVPTTFEFTDIAGIVKGASRGEGLGNKFLANIREVDAIVHVVRAFDDENVMREQGREDAFVDPLADIDTINLELILADLESVNKRYARVEKVARTQKDKDSVAEFNVLQKIKPVLEDGKSARTIEFTEDEQKIVKQLFLLTTKPVLYVANVDEDKVANPDDIEYVKQIREFAATENAEVVVISARAEEEISELDDEDKEFFLEDLGLTESGIDKLTRAAYHLLGLGTYFTAGEKEVRAWTFKRGIKAPQAAGIIHSDFERGFIRAITMSYDDLIKYGSEKAVKEAGRLREEGKDYVVQDGDIMEFRFNV from the coding sequence ATGGCTTTAACAGCAGGTATTGTTGGTTTACCAAACGTCGGAAAATCAACTCTTTTTAATGCGATTACTAAAGCAGGTGCGGAAGCTGCTAACTATCCTTTCGCGACAATCGATCCTAACGTTGGTATGGTAGAAGTTCCAGATGAACGTCTACAAAAATTGACTGAGCTTATCACACCTAAAAAAACAGTCCCAACAACATTTGAATTTACTGATATTGCAGGTATCGTAAAAGGGGCTTCTCGTGGTGAAGGTCTTGGTAACAAATTCCTGGCTAACATTCGTGAAGTTGATGCGATTGTTCACGTTGTTCGTGCTTTTGATGACGAAAACGTTATGCGTGAACAAGGGCGTGAAGATGCCTTTGTTGACCCACTTGCTGATATTGATACCATTAACTTGGAATTGATTCTTGCTGACTTGGAATCTGTTAACAAACGTTATGCGCGTGTTGAAAAAGTAGCACGTACACAAAAAGACAAAGATTCTGTTGCAGAATTTAACGTTCTTCAAAAAATCAAACCAGTACTTGAAGATGGTAAATCAGCTCGTACAATTGAATTTACAGAAGATGAACAAAAAATTGTTAAACAATTGTTCCTTTTGACAACAAAACCAGTTCTTTACGTAGCAAACGTCGATGAAGATAAAGTTGCTAATCCAGATGATATCGAATATGTGAAACAAATTCGTGAATTTGCAGCAACTGAAAATGCTGAAGTTGTTGTTATCTCAGCACGTGCAGAAGAAGAAATCTCTGAACTTGACGATGAAGATAAAGAATTCTTCCTTGAAGATCTTGGTTTGACTGAATCTGGTATCGACAAATTGACTCGTGCAGCTTACCACTTGCTTGGTCTTGGAACTTATTTCACTGCAGGTGAAAAAGAAGTTCGTGCATGGACATTTAAACGTGGTATCAAAGCACCTCAAGCAGCTGGTATCATTCACTCTGACTTCGAACGTGGATTCATCCGTGCAATTACAATGTCTTATGATGATTTAATCA